A region of Thermococcus argininiproducens DNA encodes the following proteins:
- a CDS encoding immunoglobulin-like domain-containing protein — protein MVTMKRTIYIALLLLIIASTYLIISSKDTQGYNQKILPCEIPPEPLRPASNHSFFCCPGKVGYWISAGYKPPRKIVGFEAQDVPPNYNGTVIFVIYKKIKDGWKILYTENDWHAEFILPPDQNVTYALSVYVFDENCSLIDSLYSTVFVPIQDFRAEMHLNKEIYNSGETATLTVKNIGKVPILLGNPYEIYRFENGSWKKVKLGMAFTLEGHELMPGKSWTQEIRLVYLDGDWNPHPLSPGKYKIVKNVMGIGVEETLTLELEFEIKG, from the coding sequence ATGGTAACTATGAAAAGGACTATTTACATAGCACTTTTGTTACTTATAATTGCATCTACTTATCTAATTATTTCGTCTAAGGATACACAGGGATACAATCAAAAAATCCTTCCCTGTGAAATTCCTCCAGAACCTTTAAGGCCTGCCTCTAATCATTCCTTCTTCTGTTGCCCTGGAAAAGTAGGATACTGGATAAGTGCAGGTTACAAACCCCCAAGAAAAATAGTTGGATTTGAAGCTCAGGATGTGCCTCCAAATTATAATGGAACAGTAATTTTTGTCATTTATAAGAAAATTAAGGACGGCTGGAAGATTTTATACACCGAAAATGACTGGCATGCTGAATTCATCCTCCCCCCTGATCAGAACGTTACTTATGCTCTTTCTGTGTATGTTTTTGATGAGAATTGTAGTCTGATTGATAGCTTATACTCCACAGTCTTTGTCCCAATTCAAGATTTTCGTGCAGAAATGCATCTTAATAAGGAGATCTACAACTCGGGGGAAACCGCAACACTAACAGTTAAAAATATAGGCAAAGTACCAATACTACTAGGAAACCCATATGAGATCTATAGATTTGAAAATGGAAGCTGGAAAAAGGTTAAACTGGGAATGGCTTTTACTCTCGAGGGCCATGAACTTATGCCAGGAAAATCTTGGACTCAGGAAATTAGGTTAGTGTATCTTGATGGGGATTGGAATCCACATCCCTTATCCCCTGGAAAATATAAGATAGTAAAAAATGTGATGGGAATAGGAGTAGAGGAGACACTAACACTCGAACTAGAGTTTGAGATTAAGGGATAG